One Leishmania major strain Friedlin complete genome, chromosome 29 DNA segment encodes these proteins:
- a CDS encoding conserved hypothetical protein (previous protein_id=AAZ09602.1): MRYQRPPPPHGSITDAWRAVSLERFLALFCICTGVAAATPVASVSSSPGAVVQSSTPLGKRQGFVRLCSVKGGCGACDKYAPQVRRALSVSLVAAASAEAPSALASYARHASIVADQGQQCEAQHVAVYDGGVVRTASGVVADVGGAAEEEYKPERHVENAEAVLREMFGPLAKLVLHRIPHRRRPAVAAAAADAETRTATEDEQAEADDVVMHDSHDAGEEAPTMNDLESAAALEALPHPHQQEQQFYYRVSATFRQLGFPVELAVAKGLHARETIEACLQQALSSDVKFISVSSNHGHASHHQRRFGRGRGRGRHQQHERGSINSIGFPTHSGSGDGASSRLTPHQQELKAIMSDLRQLCAHFSRTVKFSVKPPLHASMSRSPAEGMGAATTEVMARSWRCRCYVKEEWSASPQARLAYEACGSSPNDAFVRCVVELRRQYRDEMDSTSVTQEGVREVAALVQGHRKTVKATWTEEAAGGKPEATTAERSSEEEAQDGASAIQATAHANSFTSLTQPPTYSTQLQLTDARGNTAVYNARRQASPYVGYQTAAMSAIRSESAWDSEAHLLSERLEPVPLLWRLRWQFDMLVDHICRVTGKPPLEVAWIKLGGTGDGGGDAEPAKQEVNGTAISDSGAAPTRPQLDTLVDLPIVFTGSLFVESNALVWQTAGKGRYRVEFDTYVQAVYYLLDQYGDCLTALPCMAAGQGEGLLFPSAGVLELQVLRHDTFPILNHHRGKWNCYAILGSLTMHLLGCPFHTHYHFDLATKEWVSTVTVNNGRQSSYPLSQRRSKMKGEAWRNACLAAIRDNFPRQYAAVLEKHPDVDLSADNGARGQRYRALPREKRIAHMGGFVPMIMTFAEEDLGWRQPRVRLRNLSGDLGLPQWIAEMEAQVEGEEERRVVAVSPAFLQVRQARKSLFFRLAKQYFPKELKVYQSLNRCDSDDPEMDINVRRTRLYDPKSSFDGSMLRHVTSLMERDHATIAPVKVTLEACARQQGPHGTDAMGGQSIAGDDLDDMELDFNYSDGDMSLLLSQQPEMLLRPLNLSYSAQVLGERGNVLIADYDSSRATTPADAEAVPVLVTALKSASYHLAGADAETLWTEYETYPVTGAGSNRELCLALFGAFFGHNANVALAAATPSASNAEGEQARAGGAPPLGVADLQDVMNDPAAPVNVIVTGVGNYWFGTVVLPRFGMLPIARAVATSKRRCAREALTLATRRSFPRVLQYIIKRDMASATVATEVLSEPVIEQLPPEVCRDVLAQLAKARRNQPPPPFRLLLRCMKSAYPMRDHRIRVQSSYDTTHGFQYRLYLQRGLIVREGSTQLVGYGASTSTQTEALYRAAVMALENLFETALHAAETMQPGYRSLSASGPQSP, translated from the coding sequence ATGCGCTATCAGcgtccccctccgccgcatGGCAGCATCACTGATGCGTGGAGGGCAGTCTCGCTGGAGCGGTTCCTGGCCCTCTTCTGCATCTGCACAGGtgtcgcggcggcaacacCCGTCGCATCTGTATCGTCGTCACCCGGTGCCGTGGTGCAATCCTCGACGCCGCTCGGTAAGCGGCAGGGTTTCGTCCGCCTGTGCTCGGTGAAGGGGGGTTGTGGTGCGTGCGACAAGTATGCGCCACAAGTACGACGTGCATTGTCTGTCTCCCTTGTTGCAGCAGCCTCTGCAGAAGCTCCGTCAGCCCTTGCGTCGTACGCGCGACACGCCTCAATAGTGGCAGACCAGGGCCAGCAGTGTGAGGCGCAGCACGTCGCTGTGTATGACGGCGGTGTTGTGAGAACGGCGAGCGGTGTGGTCGCTGACGTGGGCGGGGCAGCTGAGGAGGAGTACAAGCCAGAGCGCCACGTGGAGAATGCCGAGGCGGTCCTGCGAGAGATGTTTGGGCCGCTAGCGAAACTTGTCCTGCACCGCATCCCTCATCGTCGTCGGCCAGCcgtggccgcggcagcggcagatgccGAGACACGCACAGCAACTGAAGACGAGCAAGCTGAGGCAGACGACGTCGTGATGCACGACAGTCATGATGCGGGCGAGGAAGCGCCCACGATGAACGATCTAGAgagtgcggcagcgctggaggcgctgcctCACCCACACCAACAGGAGCAGCAGTTCTACTACCGAGTCTCCGCAACCTTCCGTCAGCTCGGCTTCCCCGTCGAACTGGCTGTTGCAAAGGGCTTGCATGCAAGAGAAACGATTGAGGCGTGTCTTCAGCAAGCCTTGTCTAGCGATGTCAAGTTTATCTCCGTTAGCAGCAACCATGGGCATGCAagccaccaccagcgccgcttcGGCAGAGGTAGGGGACGAGGAAGGCACCAGCAGCATGAACGGGGCAGCATCAACTCGATAGGGTTCCCGACTcacagtggcagcggcgacggagcCTCCTCTCGGCTTACACCGCACCAGCAAGAGTTGAAGGCCATCAtgagcgacctgcggcagctctgcgccCACTTTAGCCGCACAGTCAAGTTTTCTGTGAAGCCACCACTGCATGCGAGCATGTCGCGCTCCCCTGCGGAGGGGATGGGTGCAGCGACAACGGAGGTGATGGCGAGgtcgtggcgctgccgctgctacgTCAAGGAGGAGTGGAGTGCTTCACCCCAGGCTCGCCTTGCTTACGAAGcatgcggcagcagcccgaACGATGCCTTCGTCCGCTGTGTCGTAGAACTTCGGCGACAGTACAGGGACGAGATGGACTCCACAAGCGTGACTCAAGAGGGCGTGCGTGAGGTGGCAGCGCTAGTACAGGGACACCGAAAGACGGTGAAAGCGACCTGgacggaggaggctgccGGTGGCAAGCCGGAGGCGACGACCGCAGAACGCAGctcggaggaagaggcgcaAGACGGCGCATCCGCGATACAGGCGACAGCGCATGCGAACTCGTTCACCTCTCTGACGCAGCCGCCCACGTACAGTACCCAGCTGCAGTTGACCGACGCGCGAGGGAACACCGCGGTGTACAACGCACGCCGCCAGGCCTCGCCGTACGTCGGATACCAGACAGCGGCGATGAGCGCCATTCGCTCGGAGAGCGCGTGGGACAGCGAGGCACACTTGTTATCTGAAAGGTTGGAGCCGGTGCCTTtgctgtggcggctgcggtggcagtTCGACATGCTGGTGGACCACATCTGCCGTGTAACAGGCAAGCCGCCCCTGGAGGTTGCTTGGATTAAGTTGGGCGGCacgggcgacggcggcggtgacgccgaGCCGGCGAAGCAAGAGGTCAACGGCACTGCCATAAGTgacagcggtgcggcgcccacccgcccccaGCTCGACACCCTTGTCGACCTCCCCATCGTCTTCACTGGATCCCTCTTTGTCGAAAGCAATGCACTGGTGTGGCAGACGGCCGGAAAGGGGCGGTATCGCGTGGAGTTCGACACCTATGTTCAGGCTGTGTACTACCTGCTGGACCAGTATGGCGACTGCCTAACCGCACTCCCATGCATGGCCGCTGGGCAAGGCGAGGGTCTGCTCTTTCCCAGTGCTGgcgtgctggagctgcaggTGTTGCGGCACGACACGTTCCCTATCCTGAATCACCACCGGGGCAAGTGGAACTGCTACGCGATTCTGGGCTCGCTTACTATGCACCTGCTTGGCTGCCCCTTCCACACCCATTACCACTTTGACCTCGCCACGAAGGAGTGGGTGTCGACGGTGACCGTCAACAATGGCCGGCAGTCGAGCTACCCTCTCTCACAGCGCCGCTCTAAGATGAAAGGCGAGGCGTGGCGAAATGCGTGTCTCGCCGCCATCCGGGACAACTTCCCTCGCCAATACGCTGCTGTTCTAGAGAAGCACCCTGACGTGGATCTCTCCGCTGACAACGGGGCACGTGGGCAGCGCTACCGCGCATTGCCTCGAGAGAAACGTATTGCGCACATGGGCGGCTTCGTACCAATGATAATGACCTTCGCCGAGGAGGACCTCGGGTGGAGGCAGCCGCGTGTCCGACTTCGCAACTTGTCCGGAGATCTTGGTCTACCGCAGTGGATTGCCGAGATGGAGGCtcaggtggagggggaggaggagcggcgcgtGGTGGCCGTCTCGCCAGCCTTCTTGCAGGTGCGGCAGGCACGCAAGTCCCTGTTCTTCCGACTGGCGAAGCAGTACTTTCCGAAAGAGTTGAAGGTGTATCAATCTCTGAACCGCTGCGATAGCGATGACCCGGAGATGGACATCAACGTACGCCGCACAAGACTCTACGACCCCAAGAGTAGTTTTGACGGTTCGATGCTGAGGCATGTCACCTCACTGATGGAGCGCGACCATGCAACGATTGCCCCGGTGAAGGTCACCTTagaggcgtgcgcgcgccagcAGGGCCCACACGGAACTGATGCGATGGGTGGGCAGTCGATAGCAGGCGACGACCTTGATGACATGGAGCTCGACTTCAATTACTCGGATGGAGACATGAGCCTTCTGCTCAGCCAGCAGCCGGAGATGTTGCTGCGTCCCCTGAACCTGTCGTACAGCGCACAAGTCCTCGGCGAGCGCGGCAACGTCCTGATCGCTGACTACGACTCTAGTCGCGCCACCACGCCGGCCGATGCGGAGGCCGTTCCGGTACTCGTGACAGCGCTCAAGTCTGCCTCCTACCACCTCGCCGGCGCGGATGCGGAGACGCTATGGACGGAGTATGAAACCTATCCGGTGACTGGCGCCGGCTCTAACCGCGAGCTgtgcctcgctctctttgGGGCGTTCTTTGGGCACAATGCGAATGTAGCattggcggcagcgactccATCCGCAAGCAACGCAGAGGGCGAGCAGGCGCGAGCAGGTGGCGCACCCCCTCTCGGGGTAGCCGATCTACAGGACGTGATGAACGAccccgccgcgccggtgaACGTGATCGTGACCGGGGTGGGGAACTACTGGTTTGGCACTGTCGTCCTCCCGCGCTTCGGCATGTTGCCGATTGCCAGAGCGGTCGCCACATCCAAGCGCCGGTGCGCTCGTGAAGCCCTCACGCTAGCAACTCGCCGCAGCTTTCCGCGCGTGTTGCAGTACATTATCAAGCGCGACATGGCATCAGCAACAGTGGCGACCGAAGTTCTCTCCGAGCCTGTCATCGAGCAGCTCCCCCCCGAGGTATGCCGCGACGTGCTGGCTCAGCTAGCCAAAGCCAGACGCAaccagccgccgccgccatttCGCCTGCTACTGCGCTGCATGAAGTCGGCATACCCGATGCGTGACCACCGCATCCGTGTTCAGAGCTCGTATGACACAACGCACGGCTTCCAGTACCGCCTCTATCTCCAGCGTGGCTTGATTGTGCGAGAGGGCAGCACACAGCTGGTGGGATACGgcgcctccacctcgacCCAGACAGAGGCACTGTACCGCGCCGCCGTTATGGCGCTGGAGAACCTCTTCGAAACAGCCCTGCACGCAGCGGAGACAATGCAGCCGGGCTACCGCTCGCTAAGTGCGTCAGGCCCTCAAAGTCCGTAA
- a CDS encoding conserved hypothetical protein (previous protein_id=AAZ09603.1) — MSGAPMSDEQRAALEQRLARLRAAQAAASASGHERAARLPVGATNGAYILDAGAQQTDQQGPPAPNPRSGAVPPPPQMRYAYEDDDDDEEEAELDSAGQQFEDEFLRLIAQQQRLQGVHAVSSHELNAASVAQVSATSHADEGVKVVATDKSAPCARELGDFEALRLAKMGDSVSMKDFGAACGVVWRTLADNHGRNALHYAADAGSAALIRQVADDLHVPYVADEKRMTPLDIAILNGHSGAESDEVYAALVAAAKASGHADGNPSAAEGGMKTRESVLEAHAPPPPKFVMSKPVSKAAEVTGTRTFWSSTCTRSVATNVQCSSGADMTDAERQAVSDAVCSLDQHGRLQWLRPVMRGALAPCEHWQVAVASQADATAATTATTTTGVVVAQMLPNVFLKGPAAKKISAATVAVAAHLAVRSDSHHTGVAAALLHALSTRIGDLAGSDSNAAVFFASGTQLSRPPAAMATVKWYRRAFDAAYVYASESAYDVFPDFYNYDEVLRADAVLKGAIPVSLVQQYMADLPSWCNLEVTSDEQCALVLSFMQAKAGSEDSNVDLACVPKDVQEMRRSYIGHPDHRSYVRTNVQGSVTDLVVFRARDTRKSGPSADANAGVFAAEVVYALFTTVAGKAKADHMMLLASKLLSAKLLLVPTMFGITESELAKANFDEIVADREYIYAVSPATRREVDGLGPMPAAKVSLPLYTI, encoded by the coding sequence ATGAGCGGGGCACCGATGAGCGATGAGCAGCGAgccgcgctggagcagcgcctcgctcggctgCGCGCGGCCCAAGCTGCTGCGTCCGCAAGTGGGCATGAGAGGGCTGCTAGGCTGCCTGTCGGTGCTACAAACGGCGCCTACATCCTCGACGCCGGTGCACAGCAAACTGACCAGCAAgggccaccggcgccgaaCCCGCGTAGTGGTGCAGTCCCGCCCCCTCCGCAGATGAGGTATGCCTACGAagacgatgacgatgacgaaGAAGAAGCAGAGCTGGATAGCGCCGGGCAGCAGTTCGAAGACGAGTTTCTGCGCCTCATCgcccaacagcagcggctgcagggcGTGCATGCGGTGTCATCACACGAGCTGAACGCTGCCTCGGTTGCGCAGGTGAGTGCCACGAGCCACGCCGATGAGGGTGTGAAAGTTGTCGCGACGGACAAGAGCGCCCCTTGTGCACGCGAGCTAGGCGACTTTGAGGCCCTTCGCCTGGCGAAGATGGGCGATAGTGTCTCCATGAAGGACTTCGGTGCCGCGTGCGGTGTCGTCTGGAGGACGCTTGCAGACAACCACGGTCGCAATGCGCTTCACtacgccgccgatgccggaTCGGCGGCACTCATTCGGCAGGTGGCGGATGACCTGCACGTCCCGTACGTGGCGGATGAGAAGCGAATGACACCGCTCGACATTGCAATTTTGAACGGACACTCTGGCGCCGAAAGTGATGAGGTGTACGCGGCGCTCgtagcggcagcgaaggCATCGGGGCACGCTGACGGGAACCcgagcgccgccgagggAGGTATGAAGACACGAGAGAGCGTGCTCGAGGCACACGCTCCCCCGCCGCCAAAGTTCGTGATGAGCAAGCCGGTCTCCAAGGCAGCAGAGGTGACCGGTACACGCACGTTTTGGTCCTCTACGTGTACCAGAAGTGTAGCGACCAATGTacagtgcagcagcggtgccgacaTGACCGATGCCGAGCGGCAAGCTGTCAGCGACGCGGTGTGCTCGCTAGATCAGCATGGACGGCTTCAGTGGCTGCGGCCCGTGATGCGAGGTGCCCTGGCGCCGTGTGAGCACTGGCAGGTTGCGGTGGCATCGCAAGCAGACGCGActgcagcgacgacggccaCAACGACGACGGGAGTAGTGGTGGCACAGATGCTGCCGAACGTGTTCTTGAAAGGGCCGGCAGCGAAGAAGATCAGCGCCGCAACCGTAGCAGTCGCGGCTCACTtggcggtgcgcagcgacagTCATCACACCGgggtcgctgccgccttgcTACACGCGTTGAGTACTCGCATTGGAGATTTGGCTGGAAGCGACAGCAACGCTGccgtcttcttcgcctctGGCACGCAACTCAGCCGTCCGCCGGCAGCTATGGCGACAGTGAAGTGGTATCGCCGCGCCTTTGATGCGGCGTACGTCTACGCCTCGGAGAGTGCCTACGATGTCTTCCCCGATTTCTACAACTACGATGAGGTGTTACGTGCTGATGCGGTGCTGAAGGGTGCCATTCCGGTGTCACTCGTGCAGCAGTACATGGCGGATCTGCCGTCGTGGTGCAATCTCGAAGTCACCTCCGATGAGCAGTGTGCGCTAGTGCTGAGCTTCATGCAGGCCAAGGCAGGCAGCGAGGACTCCAACGTGGACCTGGCCTGCGTGCCAAAGGATGTACAGGAGATGCGTCGTAGCTACATTGGTCACCCGGACCACCGTTCCTACGTGCGAACTAATGTGCAGGGCTCAGTCACGGATCTCGTCGTCTTTCGGGCGCGCGACACACGCAAATCGGGGCCCTCTGCTGATGCCAACGCTGGCGTCTTTGCGGCTGAGGTAGTGTACGCCCTCTtcaccaccgtcgccggaAAGGCGAAAGCGGATCACATGATGCTGCTCGCGTCGAAGCTCTTGTCTGCaaagctgctgctcgtgccgACCATGTTCGGCATCACAGAGAGCGAACTCGCCAAGGCAAACTTCGATGAGATCGTCGCGGACCGCGAGTACATTTACGCGGTGTCCCCAGCAACCCGGCGCGAGGTGGACGGGCTCGGGCCGATGCCTGCAGCGAAGGTGTCGCTGCCCCTCTACACAATTtga
- a CDS encoding conserved hypothetical protein (previous protein_id=AAZ09604.1) — protein sequence MTKGSEYPFAAARIALLYRFKSVVCSSSVMRMSAVSQVPPRLLFFSFPVCTSYRFLSKLSVAPCVSTYVSPSGDGFVAKTKLRARAHTSGLHTAKNCRERESAPQPLVRATGSPSISVVMTRRTAAALAMPRSSAARPSYPASLSSQRLLRLAGICSTATSGLTCCRQVHIGHSTDVHRWRNPEKEEVQRQFRGGVKLGSHIAKVREQQAKEKELIEQDKFTDWRLVYNYSIGTALLLIGLNVILAFVEPNPSPEYVPYTESVVPASNVSNTMADSSQAPLSEAGPAKCT from the coding sequence ATGACGAAGGGGAGCGAGTATcccttcgcagcagcacgcataGCCCTCCTTTACCGATTCAAGTCTGTGGTGTGTAGCTCCTCAGTGATGCGGATGTCGGCAGTCTCGCAGGTTCCGCCGCGTCTCCTGTTCTTTTCTTTCCCCGTCTGCACGTCGTATCGTTTCCTTTCGAAACTTTCGGTGGCACCATGTGTGTCGACGTACGTGTCCCCCTCAGGCGATGGGTTTGTGGCGAAAACGaagctgcgtgcgcgtgcacacacgtcAGGGCTCCACACAGCAAAAAATTGtagagaacgagagagcgCGCCTCAACCTCTGGTGAGGGCGACCGGATCTCCATCAATCTCTGTGGTGATGACTAGGCGGACTGCGGCGGCTTTGGCGATGCCGCGTTCATCAGCAGCAAGACCATCCTATCCTGCGAGCTTATCTTCGCAGCGGCTCCTTCGTCTTGCGGGGATTTGTTCCACCGCCACTAGCGGGCTCACGTGCTGCCGCCAAGTTCACATCGGGCACTCCACCGACGTGCACCGGTGGCGCAACccagagaaggaggaggtgcagcggcagttCCGCGGTGGGGTGAAACTGGGAAGTCACATAGCCAAGGTTCGTGAGCAACAGgcaaaggagaaggagctcATTGAGCAGGACAAGTTTACGGACTGGCGTCTGGTCTACAACTATTCCATCGGCACGGCTCTGCTGCTTATTGGACTGAACGTAATTCTGGCCTTTGTGGAGCCGAATCCATCGCCCGAGTACGTCCCCTACACTGAATCAGTGGTTCCAGCCTCCAACGTCAGCAATACGATGGCGGACTCGAGTCAGGCGCCGTTGAGTGAGGCGGGACCCGCGAAATGTACTTGA
- a CDS encoding conserved hypothetical protein (previous protein_id=AAZ09605.1), protein MCGICLLVRQKLVNAAATTTPVLASPQNESQQQSEKSSAAASHSNPLFPPQGEVVQEQHHSHHFNGVSSATSFSSWAGQTHSLTPCLCTQAGLDVMNFLSSNSSETANDLFAEVIRNLRRRGPNTYGITRRSFSTVCQVPTDRGVSLMHPVSPMSYALLTNGGDATASAAAPHAPVPASAAVNVRTEVAGVASVLGLRGRSTVAQPYDVNVETDTEEDGPVNSWDYRSSLLWNGEIFGGALCPPPWGSDTVLLASRLSQMELECVNMTQETPSGPKLPPLAQRQRIFLRKCTYLFEQQVEGPYSFIFIATRLRLIIFGRDPLGRHSLLTHVHVTVPPLNAGHKCTATGVGPAATHEFPVELDVQLIVSSVGVQHCPPANSTDPTSALSSSSHITSSTTSLLPQPGDAAKVNIDGAVKSKRPRHEKAASTTTSLETTPPLPSSPVLRPEQLSSLSAGDEHDDEAGDVAGAGYREVCWQEVGVTGLFAVPLQAPLVYRDTAAAAAQEVEALSADLAGSEGSAAHQSLNLHPVCFSSATEMNGAGDGYQTTLRAAHVMLLHCPWQRSNHLVHPLLRTVGLPMVPHEPPSFELILAHEEIAVLPEPLLQWARHLMKSIQPEEALDQSWVDWAAAHYMLALAVSMHRRITVSNAGAVDGRDAQELTTARRRPLCILFSGGIDCTVIAALAHYLLPVETPIELVNVAFGETPEQAPDRVAAFRSMEELLRLPLLHTSGDDAGGGGAGAATVTPERKWRLILVDIPSKSTVDSAHIKDLLVPRHTVMDLDIGTALWYAARASGRMQSLSPSDVAGGGTPATTTARGSPTSASAPVRIGMGSPTVTLDEFSKHFRAYTGATPVTSFPPDDATPDARLPGSSSALLAGNAAHATAATLSTSSSSGSVDPDSVANAQKYQILVDVLVKEGRSGSGPHTPVLLSTLGKEYSLFLHPHIKRYGYKKLGSFLNDAAKAGYVKFAPDAPSKAVRLCRPCDMQRATAVPPSPWFMTEYMKAKEPVRAPDGSMQPPLPCPGTYQESYVSQAKVVLLGMGADETLGGYTRYRRFFQREGMQGARRELERDFARLWQRNLGRDDRITMDSGREPRFPYLDEGVVRTLEWIVLKRRNNILSTQELLSRQAVKSGAAGADPALPTSPTSSSSLRLGTASNPREAVPPLTSDELLQLALEPVVSFRLNLGEGDKRVLRRVASVLGLSDVTHLQKRAIQFGSRVAERKIKGTSDF, encoded by the coding sequence ATGTGCGGCATCTGCCTTCTTGTGCGGCAGAAGCTCGTGAAcgccgcggccaccacgACGCCGGTACTAGCTTCACCGCAAAACGaatcgcagcagcagtcggaAAAGTCTAGCGCGGCGGCTTCACACTCGAATCCCTTGTTTCCGCCACAGGGCGAAGtggtgcaggagcagcaccacAGCCACCACTTCAACGGtgtcagcagcgccacctcctttTCGTCCTGGGCTGGACAGACGCACAGCCTCACCCCATGTCTGTGCACGCAGGCAGGGTTGGATGTGATGAACTTcctcagcagcaacagcagcgaaaCTGCCAATGACCTCTTCGCAGAAGTGATTCGcaatctgcgccgccgtggtcCTAACACGTACGGCATCACCCGGCGATCCTTCTCCACGGTCTGTCAGGTGCCGACTGACCGTGGCGTCTCGCTGATGCATCCTGTGTCGCCCATGTCATACGCGTTACTGACAAACGGCGGGGACGCGACAGctagcgccgctgctccgcacGCGCCCGTGCCCGCAAGCGCCGCCGTAAACGTTCGTACGGAGGTTGCAGGCGTCGCATCTGTTCTTGGCCTGCGCGGCCGCTCTACCGTCGCGCAGCCCTACGACGTGAACGTGGAGACAGACACCGAGGAAGACGGCCCTGTCAATTCGTGGGACTAccgctcctccctcttgtGGAACGGAGAGATCTTTGGCGGCGCTCTCTGCCCGCCTCCGTGGGGCTCCGACACAGTGCTGTTGGCGAGCCGCCTCTCCCAAATGGAGTTGGAGTGCGTGAACATGACACAAGAAACCCCGTCAGGGCCCAAGCTGCCCCCGCTGGCTCAGCGTCAGCGCATCTTCCTGCGCAAGTGCACCTATTTGTTTGAGCAGCAAGTGGAGGGGCCGTACAGCTTTATCTTCATTgcgacgcggctgcgcctCATCATCTTTGGGCGAGATCCGCTCGGTCGCCACTCGCTCCTCACACACGTTCACGTGACGGTGCCACCGTTAAACGCGGGACACAAGTGCACCGCAACCGGCGTCGGCCCAGCGGCGACGCATGAATTTCCGGTAGAGTTGGATGTGCAGCTCATTGTCAGCTCCGTCGGTGTGCAGCACTGCCCGCCGGCTAACTCCACGGACCCCACCTCAGCcctttcctcttcctcgcacATCACGAGTAGCACCACCAGcctcctgccgcagccggGCGATGCCGCAAAGGTGAATATTGATGGTGCAGTCAAGTCGAAGCGACCTCGCCATGAGAaagcggcgtcgacgactACGTCGCTAGAAACCACTCCCCCTCTTCCATCTTCTCCTGTTCTGCGTCCGGAGCAGCTGTCGTCACTGAGTGCAGGGGACGAGCACGACGACGAAGCTGGTGATGTTGCCGGTGCCGGATACCGAGAGGTCTGTTGGCAAGAGGTCGGCGTCACAGGACTCTTCGCAGTACCTCTGCAGGCCCCTCTTGTCTACCGCGAtactgcggcggcggcggcacaggaggtggaggcgttGTCTGCTGATCTTGCCGGCTCTGAAGGCAGTGCAGCGCACCAGTCGCTTAATCTTCATCCcgtctgcttctcctccgcgaCAGAGATGAACGGCGCCGGTGACGGGTATCAAACCACTCTCCGTGCCGCTCACGTGATGCTCTTGCACTGTCCGTGGCAGCGGTCAAACCACCTTGTgcatccgctgctgcgcacagTCGGATTGCCGATGGTGCCGCACGAGCCGCCGTCTTTCGAGCTCATTCTCGCGCACGAGGAGAttgcggtgctgccggaGCCGCTTCTGCAGTGGGCGCGCCACCTGATGAAGAGCATCCAGCCCGAGGAGGCACTGGACCAGAGCTGGGTGGACTGGGCTGCTGCACATTACATGTTAGCCCTTGCCGTCTCGATGCATCGCCGCATCACTGTGTCGAACGCCGGCGCAGTAGACGGCCGCGATGCGCAGGAGCTGACGACCGCACGTCGGCGGCCCCTGTGTATTCTTTTTTCCGGAGGCATCGACTGTACCGTCATCGCCGCCCTAGCGCACTATCTGCTGCCCGTGGAGACCCCTATTGAATTGGTCAACGTGGCGTTCGGCGAGACGCCAGAGCAGGCGCCCGACCGCGTTGCCGCCTTCCGCTCCATGGAGGAGCTTCTGCGGCTCCCGCTCCTTCACACGTcgggcgacgacgccgggggaggtggcgcaggggcAGCAACTGTCACGCCGGAGCGGAAATGGCGCCTGATATTGGTGGATATCCCGTCGAAATCAACCGTGGACAGCGCCCATATAAAGGACTTGCTCGTGCCGCGGCACACCGTCATGGATCTCGACATTGGCACGGCACTCTGGTACGCCGCGCGTGCCTCGGGGCGCATGCAGAGTTTGAGCCCGAGCGACGTGGCGGGCGGTGGCACACCGGCGACGACCACGGCACGTGGTAGCCCGACGTCAGCCTCCGCCCCCGTGCGCATCGGCATGGGCAGCCCCACCGTCACGCTGGACGAGTTCTCCAAACACTTCCGCGCCTACACAGGTGCGACTCCCGTCACCAGCTTTCCACCCGACGATGCGACACCGGACGCGCGGCTCCCCGGCAGCTCTTCCGCGTTGCTCGCTGgcaacgccgcgcacgcgacggcggccaccCTGTCGACTTCCTCGTCGTCCGGGTCTGTCGATCCAGACTCCGTGGCGAACGCGCAGAAGTACCAAATTCTGGTGGACGTTCTTGTCAAGGAGGGACGCAGCGGCTCTGGTCCGCACACGCCAGTGCTGCTGTCTACGCTTGGCAAGGAGTACAGTCTCTTTCTCCACCCGCACATCAAGCGCTACGGATACAAGAAGCTCGGCAGCTTCTTGAACGACGCAGCCAAGGCCGGGTACGTCAAATTTGCACCGGACGCCCCATCCAAGGCGGTGCGGCTCTGCCGACCTTGCGACATGCAGCGGGCcacggccgtgccgccgAGTCCGTGGTTCATGACGGAGTATATGAAAGCGAAGGAGCCGGTGCGCGCTCCCGACGGATCGATgcagccgccactgccgtgtCCGGGAACGTATCAAGAGTCGTATGTGTCGCAGGCAAAGGTGGTGTTGCTCGGCATGGGCGCCGACGAGACACTGGGCGGGTACACGCGCTACCGGCGCTTCTTTCAGCGGGAGGGCATGCAGGGAGCCCGACGAGAGCTCGAGCGAGACTTCGCCAGACTGTGGCAGCGCAACTTGGGTCGTGACGATCGCATCACGATGGACAGTGGGCGAGAGCCGCGTTTTCCATATCTTGATGAGGGAGTCGTGCGCACCCTGGAGTGGATCGTTCTGAAACGTCGCAACAACATCCTGTCCACACAGGAGTTACTGTCTCGGCAGGCGGTgaagagcggcgccgcaggtgCGGACCCAGCGTTGCCAACGTCGCCGACCTCTTCGTCCTCGCTGCGTCTGGGCACGGCATCGAACCCACGTGAGGCAGTGCCACCGCTGACGAGCGACGAGCTTTTGCAGCTCGCCCTCGAGCCCGTTGTCAGCTTTCGCCTGAACCTCGGCGAAGGCGACAAGCGCGTATTGCGCCGCGTGGCGAGCGTGCTGGGCCTGAGCGACGTCACCCATTTGCAGAAGCGGGCCATTCAATTTGGCTCTCGCGTTGCGGAACGCAAAATCAAAGGTACCAGCGACTTCTGA